Proteins co-encoded in one Bacillus paramycoides genomic window:
- a CDS encoding DUF3981 domain-containing protein: protein MKFLILAILTLFLIPWTRRSGSKLRAVDKKGDEKVVKGKKASILVIPVLFWIGIAIYEYFWLIDDRADSILTHYSVAVAILIGLVLFSQDQIGKLEGTLKGLLMFVLLASYGYFGYLHDIVISQTKYDSVVKVEKDISEPFTENDQPFTVPPKTAENKMKKVFGDIPKVAYFELGELTPQMVNGEALYVAPIEVSGFFKARKAETIPGYVTMSGTNPDAEAKLHLGYKMKYVPSMFFGNHLERVVRQAEPNLIFKGKPKFEVDDKGKPYYTMTYGEFISGRSGFEVEGVVVVDAQTGEVKRYEKGKAPKFVDGVLNHETASTLNTYFGKYIHGFWNTKFSQTDMKIPTEWGTKEGVTPIFGKDGTLYYFTDFTSPKEGVDSALGYSLIDARTGKLYYYNGKEVKGIMDGSAASEVVDNSFKREKWHGTMPVIYNVYGKPSWIVPVIDDGGLVRAHTVIYASNAKIFATGSTQKEALENYKNALSGSGDSFRPTSNGKEAQKEGVVQRVYKEKSGENTIVYVLLENEQKVFMIPVKKFPYAMFTEVGDPIQITYLDTGEAMSSVSKFANSNLKK, encoded by the coding sequence ATGAAATTTTTGATTTTAGCTATTCTCACTTTGTTTTTGATTCCATGGACGAGAAGAAGCGGTAGTAAACTTCGAGCAGTGGATAAGAAAGGTGATGAGAAGGTTGTAAAGGGTAAGAAAGCATCCATTTTAGTTATTCCTGTTTTATTTTGGATAGGTATTGCAATCTATGAATATTTTTGGCTAATTGATGATCGAGCAGATTCAATTCTTACTCATTATTCTGTTGCAGTAGCAATTTTAATTGGGCTTGTTTTATTTTCACAAGATCAAATAGGGAAATTAGAAGGTACGTTAAAAGGGCTTCTAATGTTTGTTTTACTCGCAAGTTACGGCTATTTTGGTTATTTGCATGATATAGTAATCTCGCAAACGAAATATGATTCTGTTGTAAAGGTAGAGAAAGATATTTCAGAGCCATTTACTGAAAATGATCAGCCGTTTACAGTGCCGCCAAAGACAGCGGAAAATAAGATGAAAAAAGTATTTGGAGATATTCCGAAAGTAGCTTATTTTGAGCTAGGAGAATTAACGCCACAAATGGTAAATGGCGAGGCTTTATATGTAGCACCAATTGAAGTTTCAGGATTTTTTAAAGCACGTAAAGCAGAGACAATTCCAGGATACGTAACGATGTCAGGTACGAACCCGGATGCGGAAGCGAAACTGCACCTTGGTTATAAAATGAAATATGTGCCAAGCATGTTCTTCGGAAATCATTTAGAGCGTGTTGTAAGGCAAGCAGAACCAAATCTAATCTTTAAAGGGAAACCTAAATTTGAAGTGGATGATAAAGGGAAACCGTATTATACAATGACGTATGGTGAATTTATTTCAGGAAGATCTGGATTTGAAGTAGAGGGCGTTGTAGTAGTAGATGCACAAACAGGTGAAGTGAAAAGATACGAAAAAGGAAAGGCACCTAAATTCGTTGATGGCGTATTAAATCACGAGACTGCATCTACATTAAATACGTATTTCGGTAAATATATTCACGGATTTTGGAATACAAAATTCTCGCAAACTGATATGAAAATCCCGACTGAGTGGGGAACGAAAGAAGGAGTTACACCAATCTTCGGTAAGGATGGAACGTTATATTACTTTACTGATTTCACCTCCCCGAAAGAAGGAGTAGATTCTGCGTTAGGTTACTCGCTTATTGATGCGCGTACAGGTAAGTTGTATTACTATAACGGAAAAGAAGTAAAGGGAATTATGGACGGTTCAGCTGCTTCGGAAGTAGTGGATAATTCCTTTAAGAGAGAGAAATGGCATGGAACGATGCCGGTTATTTATAACGTGTACGGTAAACCTTCTTGGATTGTACCTGTTATTGATGACGGAGGTTTAGTACGTGCTCATACAGTTATCTATGCTTCTAACGCGAAAATATTTGCAACAGGTTCGACGCAAAAAGAAGCGCTTGAGAATTATAAAAATGCGCTGAGCGGAAGTGGGGATTCATTTAGACCAACTTCAAATGGTAAAGAGGCACAAAAAGAAGGCGTTGTACAACGTGTATATAAAGAAAAATCAGGTGAAAATACAATTGTGTACGTACTGTTAGAGAATGAACAAAAAGTATTTATGATACCTGTGAAGAAATTCCCATATGCTATGTTTACAGAAGTGGGAGATCCAATTCAAATCACATATTTAGATACAGGAGAGGCGATGTCTTCCGTATCTAAATTTGCAAATAGCAATTTGAAAAAGTAA
- a CDS encoding MetQ/NlpA family ABC transporter substrate-binding protein has product MKKVLLSIVSGTVLLLGACSASSDKEVKALDEKKITVGVTGGPHEQIFEKVKEVAAKDGLEIDVKIFNDYVAPNVSLDEKNLDVNSYQTKSYLDTFKSERNMKLTEVFSTVTFPMGIYSKGIKDVKDLKDGDAIAVPNDPTNELRALKLFEKAGVLKVDPKATEKATAKDVIENPKNLKIVELEASQLPTQLSEVKAAAINTNFALGAKLSPAKDSIFREGKDSPYVNWVVVRTENKDDAVINKLKKAYQSKEVKEFIEKKFDGSALPSW; this is encoded by the coding sequence ATGAAGAAAGTATTATTAAGCATTGTAAGTGGGACAGTCTTATTATTAGGCGCATGTAGCGCGAGTTCAGATAAAGAAGTAAAAGCACTAGATGAGAAAAAGATTACGGTCGGCGTAACTGGTGGACCGCATGAACAAATTTTTGAAAAGGTAAAAGAAGTGGCAGCGAAAGACGGACTCGAAATCGATGTGAAAATATTTAATGATTATGTAGCGCCAAACGTATCTTTGGATGAAAAAAACCTTGATGTAAATAGCTATCAAACGAAATCATATTTAGACACATTTAAATCTGAACGTAATATGAAATTAACAGAAGTATTCTCAACAGTAACATTCCCTATGGGCATATATTCTAAAGGCATAAAAGATGTAAAAGACTTAAAAGATGGCGATGCGATCGCTGTACCAAATGATCCAACGAATGAACTTCGAGCTTTAAAACTATTTGAAAAAGCTGGAGTTTTAAAAGTTGATCCAAAGGCTACAGAAAAAGCGACTGCAAAAGATGTAATTGAAAATCCAAAAAATTTAAAGATTGTTGAATTAGAAGCATCTCAATTACCAACTCAGCTAAGTGAAGTAAAAGCAGCTGCAATTAATACGAACTTTGCATTAGGTGCAAAATTAAGCCCTGCGAAAGATTCTATCTTCCGCGAAGGAAAAGATTCACCATATGTGAACTGGGTCGTTGTTCGTACTGAAAATAAAGATGATGCTGTTATAAATAAATTAAAGAAAGCTTATCAATCTAAAGAAGTAAAAGAATTTATCGAGAAAAAATTTGATGGTTCTGCTTTACCATCTTGGTAG
- a CDS encoding RNA polymerase sigma factor, with protein MGKENILTSYLINLGEEVFKLLLAKGAIKEDAEDIIQNTFYKVYTLLDSLTEDNIRPWFFRVALNEYIDLKRKKEQQNIYLTEEIYSKLQYTDRELDAVLNKDEIFYLLKDIKLEYKEAFFLKYYYDFTYEEIAPILDIQVNSVKQKLHRARKTIHAKIGGKR; from the coding sequence ATGGGAAAAGAAAATATATTAACCTCCTATCTTATCAATTTAGGAGAGGAAGTGTTCAAACTATTATTAGCGAAAGGGGCTATAAAAGAAGATGCAGAAGACATCATCCAAAATACCTTCTATAAAGTATACACATTGCTAGATAGCTTAACCGAGGATAACATACGTCCATGGTTTTTCAGAGTCGCATTAAATGAATACATTGACTTAAAGAGAAAAAAAGAGCAACAGAACATCTATTTAACTGAAGAGATTTATTCAAAATTACAATATACAGACCGAGAACTGGATGCTGTTTTAAATAAAGATGAGATTTTCTATCTATTAAAAGATATAAAACTAGAATATAAAGAAGCCTTCTTTTTAAAGTATTATTACGATTTTACATATGAAGAAATCGCCCCAATACTAGATATTCAAGTGAACAGTGTTAAACAAAAATTACATCGCGCACGTAAAACCATTCATGCAAAAATAGGAGGAAAACGTTAA
- a CDS encoding methionine ABC transporter permease gives MENKSFLDEWGKVIWEATIQTFQMTSISLFISILIALPLGVTLVLARPGGQHENKIIYPILNTIINIIRSLPFIILLFFILPFTKFLVGTSIGVQGVIVPLVVFTAPYIARLMETALLEVDRGVIEAYQAMGVSTIKIIWHVMVKEARPSLVLGLTIATIGLIGATAMAGLVGAGGLGDLAYRFGHLRYEPEVMYATVFILIILVQGLQSLGNGVARRLKKD, from the coding sequence ATGGAAAACAAGTCCTTTTTGGATGAATGGGGTAAAGTCATATGGGAAGCAACTATTCAAACATTTCAAATGACATCTATTTCACTATTCATCTCTATCCTTATTGCACTACCACTTGGCGTCACACTTGTTTTAGCAAGACCTGGTGGGCAACATGAAAATAAAATCATTTATCCAATTCTTAATACAATTATTAATATTATTCGCTCTCTTCCATTTATCATTCTACTATTCTTTATTTTACCTTTTACAAAGTTTCTAGTGGGAACATCCATTGGTGTTCAAGGTGTCATCGTACCGCTTGTCGTCTTCACTGCTCCCTATATCGCAAGATTGATGGAGACAGCATTATTAGAAGTCGATCGTGGTGTTATTGAAGCTTACCAAGCAATGGGCGTTTCTACTATAAAAATCATTTGGCACGTTATGGTGAAAGAAGCTCGTCCCTCCCTTGTACTTGGGTTAACAATCGCGACAATTGGATTAATTGGCGCAACAGCAATGGCTGGGCTTGTAGGTGCTGGTGGTCTTGGTGATTTAGCATATCGATTCGGACATTTACGCTACGAACCGGAAGTAATGTATGCAACCGTCTTTATTTTAATTATCCTCGTTCAAGGGCTACAGTCTTTAGGGAATGGTGTTGCACGAAGATTGAAGAAAGATTAA
- a CDS encoding NAD(P)-dependent alcohol dehydrogenase, with the protein MKAIICTQYGPPNVLQLQNIEKPTPKKNEVLVKIHATSVSTGDCRIRGFNSPLLFWIPMRLVLGLRKPRNPILGVELAGEIEDIGTDVTQFKKGDQIFALTELNLGGYAEYTCVHESGLITLKPTNVTYEEAAVIPFGGTSALHFLRKGRIKKGQQVLIYGASGSVGTAAIQLAKYFGATVTAVCSNSNFELVQSLGADKVIDYTKEDFTKRRERYDIIFDAVGKYKKSLCTNTLTPNGKYVSVNGMMAKVSKEDMILLKELTETEHLKPVIDRTYRLEEIAEAHMYVEIGHKKGNVSITLK; encoded by the coding sequence ATGAAGGCGATCATTTGCACACAGTATGGACCACCTAACGTTCTTCAGCTTCAAAATATAGAGAAACCTACACCTAAAAAGAACGAAGTATTAGTTAAAATTCACGCAACAAGTGTATCGACTGGAGATTGTAGAATACGCGGATTTAATAGCCCTCTATTATTTTGGATTCCTATGCGACTTGTATTAGGACTTAGAAAACCGAGAAACCCTATACTTGGCGTAGAATTAGCAGGAGAGATAGAGGATATTGGGACAGATGTAACTCAATTTAAAAAAGGAGATCAAATTTTTGCATTAACAGAACTAAATCTTGGTGGTTATGCCGAATACACATGCGTGCATGAAAGTGGATTAATAACATTAAAACCTACCAATGTAACGTATGAAGAAGCGGCAGTTATTCCTTTTGGTGGAACTTCAGCGTTGCATTTTCTGAGAAAAGGCCGGATAAAAAAGGGGCAACAAGTTCTCATATATGGTGCCTCTGGATCAGTAGGAACAGCTGCCATACAACTCGCTAAATATTTTGGTGCGACCGTTACAGCTGTTTGTAGTAATTCAAATTTTGAACTCGTGCAATCTTTAGGAGCGGATAAAGTAATTGATTATACGAAAGAAGATTTTACTAAGCGGCGCGAGCGTTACGATATTATATTTGATGCAGTTGGGAAGTATAAAAAATCCCTTTGTACAAATACATTAACACCCAATGGAAAATATGTATCTGTTAATGGAATGATGGCAAAAGTAAGTAAAGAGGATATGATTCTACTAAAAGAACTAACTGAAACAGAACATTTAAAACCTGTTATTGATAGAACTTACCGATTAGAAGAAATTGCTGAAGCTCATATGTATGTGGAAATAGGGCATAAAAAAGGGAACGTTTCGATTACCTTAAAATAA
- a CDS encoding DUF5068 domain-containing protein gives MSKKLLSLFSTVIVAALVITGCGQSDTTNKEQKENATKESKPDTTKESKPAEKKSEDKKTEDKKTENTATSSSDYSKLISYMEKETGGKTKVLFENKEPQVYKAEDISVSMNSYTLVELNGFHTDFNIPFNRQTEGGVILVNYSVKNSSAKDIYYMPALDISFTGAQKVYSNYKDLIPKEDQLPTKLAPTNDYLVKAGETISGYIAYPFGKDDLAKISSLSTVSVTVPTAQANKGKFDAPIGSPGSFSLSLNKQGAEKVATDNAFYQDKATANNMGDKKMLKEKSSINNSQELGAVNVTLDGYQFTQFTPNSAEAPRFANFKNGIVLLTVKFKLDNKDTQDVSLSPISSTLRVNDGTQYTINEGMLLNYDYNASVKTGTSGELLQVFILDQEQYEKIWKDKSFEIELGPMRNKEAKDISQGKKAKFTLPK, from the coding sequence ATGTCAAAAAAATTACTTTCTTTATTTTCTACAGTAATCGTAGCAGCTCTTGTAATAACTGGCTGTGGTCAAAGCGATACGACAAATAAAGAACAAAAAGAAAATGCAACAAAAGAAAGCAAACCGGATACAACGAAAGAAAGTAAACCTGCTGAAAAAAAATCTGAAGATAAAAAAACTGAGGATAAAAAGACGGAAAATACCGCTACTAGCTCCAGCGATTATTCTAAACTTATTTCCTATATGGAAAAAGAAACAGGCGGGAAAACAAAAGTTCTTTTTGAAAATAAGGAACCACAAGTTTATAAAGCTGAAGATATTTCAGTATCGATGAACAGTTATACATTAGTTGAATTAAATGGATTCCATACGGACTTTAACATTCCATTTAACCGTCAAACAGAGGGCGGAGTCATTCTTGTGAACTATAGCGTAAAAAATAGTTCAGCTAAAGATATTTATTATATGCCAGCATTGGACATATCGTTTACTGGTGCGCAGAAGGTATATAGTAACTATAAAGATTTAATTCCAAAAGAAGATCAGCTACCAACTAAGCTTGCTCCAACGAATGATTACTTAGTAAAAGCAGGAGAAACTATTTCTGGTTATATCGCGTATCCATTCGGAAAAGATGATCTAGCAAAAATTTCAAGTCTCTCAACAGTCTCAGTCACAGTCCCAACTGCACAAGCTAATAAAGGAAAATTCGACGCTCCAATCGGAAGTCCTGGAAGCTTTTCATTAAGTTTAAACAAACAAGGTGCTGAAAAGGTTGCAACAGATAATGCTTTCTACCAAGATAAAGCTACAGCTAATAACATGGGCGATAAAAAAATGTTAAAAGAGAAATCAAGTATTAATAACAGCCAAGAATTAGGCGCTGTTAATGTTACATTAGATGGATATCAATTTACTCAATTCACACCAAATTCCGCCGAAGCACCGCGCTTTGCAAATTTCAAAAACGGTATTGTTCTATTAACGGTGAAATTCAAGCTTGATAACAAAGATACTCAAGATGTTTCACTATCTCCTATAAGCTCTACATTGAGAGTGAATGATGGTACACAATATACGATTAATGAAGGCATGCTACTAAATTACGACTATAACGCTTCAGTCAAAACGGGAACATCTGGAGAGTTACTGCAAGTGTTTATTTTAGATCAAGAGCAGTATGAGAAGATTTGGAAAGACAAAAGCTTTGAGATTGAGTTAGGACCTATGAGAAATAAAGAAGCTAAAGATATTTCACAAGGTAAAAAAGCTAAGTTTACATTACCTAAATAA
- a CDS encoding SDR family oxidoreductase, which produces MRPLKLEEYIMNQLKNKVAVVTGVSRLDGIGAAICKELAGAGYDIFFTYWTAYDKEMPWGVDQSEQTQLKEELLKNGVKVSSMELDLTQNDAPKELINKVTEQLGYPHILINNAAYSTNNDFSNLTAEELEKHYMVNIRATTLLSSQFARGFDKKSGGRIVNMTSGQFQGPMVGELAYATTKGAIDALTSSLSAEVAHLGITVNAINPGPTDTGWMTEEIKQGLKPMFPFGRIGEPRDAARLITFLVSEEAEWITGQVIHSEGGFKR; this is translated from the coding sequence ATGCGTCCTTTAAAATTGGAGGAGTATATAATGAATCAATTAAAAAATAAAGTAGCAGTTGTGACAGGTGTAAGTCGTCTAGATGGTATAGGCGCAGCGATTTGTAAAGAATTAGCTGGAGCAGGATACGATATATTTTTTACGTATTGGACAGCGTACGATAAAGAGATGCCTTGGGGCGTTGATCAAAGTGAACAAACACAATTAAAAGAAGAGTTACTAAAAAACGGTGTTAAAGTATCGAGTATGGAGTTAGATTTAACTCAGAATGATGCACCGAAAGAGCTTATAAATAAAGTTACTGAACAACTAGGCTACCCTCATATATTAATTAATAATGCAGCGTATTCTACAAATAATGACTTCTCTAATTTGACTGCTGAAGAATTAGAGAAGCACTACATGGTCAATATTCGTGCGACTACATTGTTAAGTAGTCAATTTGCAAGAGGATTTGATAAGAAATCTGGTGGTAGAATTGTGAATATGACTTCGGGGCAATTTCAAGGGCCTATGGTTGGGGAACTGGCGTATGCAACAACGAAGGGAGCTATTGATGCCCTTACGAGTTCGTTGTCAGCCGAGGTAGCTCATTTAGGAATAACAGTGAATGCAATTAACCCAGGTCCAACCGATACAGGCTGGATGACTGAAGAGATAAAGCAAGGGTTAAAGCCGATGTTTCCTTTTGGTAGAATTGGTGAGCCGAGGGATGCAGCAAGACTCATTACGTTTTTAGTAAGTGAAGAGGCAGAATGGATTACGGGACAAGTTATTCATTCTGAAGGTGGGTTTAAAAGATAA
- a CDS encoding FAD-binding oxidoreductase codes for MRKRKIAVVVVAYTVLLATSVHTYKEQLDHPIMSDVGKLLPTKIKRVESATDEHSLIKLVQDANVSGEKISIAGMQHSQGGQTYYPHGTMLDMKGYNKILEFNPEKKRITVQSGVTWNDIQKKVNPYGLAVQVMQSQNIFTVGGSLSVNVHGRDIRHEALIDTVESFRLLMADGTVRNVSREENAELFPYVIGGYGLFGVILDVTLKLTNDELYETHTKVLDYKEYSSYFKNKVRRDENIRMHLARISVAPHSFLKEMYVTDYGLAKDQQKLREYSKLKEENIIAAPKFLLGLSRYSDWGKDTFWDIQRSYFERTNGKYETRNNVMRSDSAFMEYENPNRTEVLQEYFVPIDSFTEYIDDLRNVLNEEEFNLLNITIRYVEKNENAVLSYAKDDMFALVLLINQGRSEHEIKKTENVIQKMIDVTLKHNGSYYLPYYSYPTKEQLKRAYPRIEEFLQKKKEADPKERFVNLFYREYTK; via the coding sequence TTGAGAAAAAGAAAGATAGCGGTGGTTGTTGTAGCTTATACAGTGTTGCTTGCAACGTCTGTACATACATATAAAGAACAACTTGATCATCCTATTATGAGTGATGTAGGTAAATTGCTTCCGACAAAAATAAAACGTGTTGAAAGTGCTACTGATGAGCACTCGTTAATAAAATTAGTGCAAGATGCAAATGTTTCTGGAGAGAAAATTTCGATTGCTGGTATGCAACATAGCCAAGGCGGGCAGACGTATTATCCGCATGGTACGATGCTTGATATGAAGGGATATAATAAAATACTAGAATTTAATCCAGAGAAGAAGCGAATTACAGTTCAAAGTGGCGTCACGTGGAATGATATTCAGAAGAAAGTAAATCCGTATGGTCTGGCGGTTCAAGTGATGCAGTCTCAAAATATTTTTACTGTTGGTGGTTCATTAAGTGTAAATGTACATGGGCGTGATATTCGCCATGAAGCATTGATTGATACAGTAGAGTCATTTAGATTGTTAATGGCAGATGGTACGGTGCGTAATGTAAGTAGAGAAGAAAATGCTGAGTTGTTTCCGTATGTAATTGGGGGATATGGGTTATTTGGTGTTATTTTAGATGTGACGTTAAAGTTAACAAACGATGAATTGTATGAAACGCATACGAAGGTACTAGATTATAAAGAATACTCTTCATATTTTAAGAATAAAGTGCGAAGAGATGAGAATATACGTATGCATTTAGCACGTATTTCTGTTGCCCCACATTCATTTTTGAAAGAAATGTATGTGACAGATTATGGGTTAGCGAAAGATCAGCAGAAGTTGAGAGAGTACAGTAAATTAAAAGAAGAAAATATTATAGCTGCGCCAAAGTTTTTACTCGGTTTATCACGCTATAGTGATTGGGGAAAAGATACATTTTGGGATATACAAAGAAGTTATTTTGAACGTACAAATGGTAAGTACGAAACGCGAAATAATGTTATGAGGTCAGATAGTGCTTTTATGGAATATGAAAATCCGAATAGGACAGAGGTGTTACAAGAATATTTTGTGCCTATAGATTCTTTCACGGAATACATAGATGATTTACGTAACGTATTAAATGAGGAAGAGTTTAATTTGCTCAATATTACGATTCGTTACGTGGAAAAGAATGAAAATGCAGTTTTATCCTATGCGAAAGATGATATGTTTGCACTGGTTCTTTTAATTAATCAAGGGCGTTCTGAACATGAGATAAAGAAAACAGAGAATGTTATTCAGAAGATGATTGATGTTACGTTAAAGCATAACGGTAGTTATTATTTACCGTATTATTCTTATCCAACGAAAGAGCAGTTAAAGAGAGCGTATCCTCGTATAGAAGAATTTCTTCAGAAGAAAAAAGAAGCGGATCCAAAAGAGAGATTTGTGAATTTATTTTATAGGGAGTATACGAAATGA
- a CDS encoding MFS transporter, which yields MTYKRFVASQSIIMMAGSMVFPFYILLLRNVGNSFSQFGWAYGLFALTSALVYPLVGRISDRVGDRKLLIIYAWSMAVLMLCFPIATEVWHVYILQILMGILGAVQRNTEKTSLARKVVQENAGYEIGKYHVWTSIGGAVAIIATGYLVDFFTIGTIFYIASILYVVSGVVLSSKKI from the coding sequence ATGACATATAAAAGGTTTGTGGCGTCACAAAGTATCATTATGATGGCGGGAAGTATGGTATTTCCTTTTTACATCTTATTGCTTCGGAATGTTGGAAATAGCTTCTCGCAGTTTGGCTGGGCGTATGGCTTATTTGCCTTAACTTCAGCTCTAGTATATCCGCTAGTTGGAAGAATCTCTGATCGAGTAGGTGATAGAAAGTTATTAATTATATACGCCTGGTCTATGGCTGTGTTAATGCTTTGTTTCCCCATTGCAACAGAAGTATGGCATGTATATATTCTTCAAATTTTAATGGGTATTTTAGGAGCTGTGCAACGTAATACGGAGAAGACATCGTTAGCGCGGAAAGTTGTGCAAGAAAATGCTGGTTATGAGATTGGAAAATATCATGTTTGGACATCAATTGGAGGAGCAGTAGCAATTATTGCAACGGGATATTTAGTAGATTTCTTTACGATTGGTACGATTTTTTATATTGCATCTATCTTATATGTAGTAAGCGGAGTTGTATTAAGTAGTAAAAAAATATAG
- a CDS encoding methionine ABC transporter ATP-binding protein has translation MIELKNVSKVFTTKKGNVEALKSTSLQVKKGEVFGIIGYSGAGKSTLIRCVNLLEKPTTGNIIVNGQDLTTLSAKELAKARQKIGMIFQGFNLLKTVTVYENIALPLRLAGIPKVEIEKRVEKYLRIVDLFNRKDAYPSELSGGQKQRVAIARALSHEPEVLLSDEATSALDPETTDSILDLLLKINEEIGVTILLITHEMNVIQRICDQVAVMEHGAVVESGTMKDIFTNPQHATTKKFVNSAFATKIPEEVQKELQTTGEIVTLSFIGNSSGEPALAVATKRFQVYPNILSGNITQLKHEAYGKLVIHMQGEQNEINRALSFLQEQGIIVEGGRTDHGKQVLFG, from the coding sequence ATGATTGAATTAAAAAATGTATCCAAAGTATTTACAACAAAAAAAGGGAATGTGGAAGCTCTTAAGTCTACTTCCCTTCAAGTAAAAAAGGGCGAAGTATTTGGAATCATTGGCTATAGTGGCGCTGGTAAAAGTACATTAATTCGATGTGTCAATTTATTAGAAAAACCAACGACAGGAAATATCATTGTAAACGGCCAAGACTTAACAACTTTATCAGCAAAAGAACTAGCGAAAGCGCGACAAAAAATCGGGATGATTTTTCAAGGATTCAATTTACTTAAAACAGTGACTGTTTATGAAAATATCGCATTACCGTTACGTCTTGCTGGCATTCCAAAAGTAGAAATTGAAAAAAGAGTAGAAAAGTATTTACGTATTGTCGATCTTTTTAATCGAAAAGATGCCTATCCGAGTGAACTTTCTGGTGGCCAGAAACAACGTGTTGCCATTGCACGTGCACTATCACATGAACCAGAAGTGTTATTAAGCGACGAAGCAACGAGCGCTTTAGATCCAGAAACAACGGATTCTATTCTTGACTTATTATTAAAGATTAATGAAGAAATTGGGGTCACAATTTTATTAATTACACATGAAATGAATGTCATCCAGCGTATATGTGACCAAGTTGCTGTTATGGAACATGGAGCAGTAGTGGAAAGCGGGACTATGAAGGACATATTCACAAACCCACAACATGCAACAACGAAGAAATTTGTAAATAGCGCATTTGCAACAAAAATTCCAGAAGAAGTACAAAAAGAACTTCAAACTACTGGTGAAATTGTAACTCTTTCTTTTATAGGAAATTCTTCAGGAGAACCAGCATTAGCTGTCGCTACAAAACGATTCCAAGTATATCCGAATATTTTATCCGGTAATATTACTCAATTAAAACATGAAGCTTACGGGAAACTTGTCATTCATATGCAAGGAGAACAAAATGAAATCAACCGTGCTTTATCATTTTTACAAGAACAAGGAATCATCGTAGAAGGAGGTAGAACAGATCATGGAAAACAAGTCCTTTTTGGATGA